In the Kaistella sp. 97-N-M2 genome, one interval contains:
- a CDS encoding sodium:solute symporter, producing the protein MKTLDWAVLVFVLLFIVIYGIYKSKKVKTSASFLGGKSNPWWMVGLSIMATQASAITFLSTPGQAYHDGLGFVQFYFGLPLAMVILCVWVLPKFFKMNVLTAYEYLEKRFGLSTRILTAILFLIQRGLAAGITVFAPAIILSTILGWNLMVTNIVIGALVTLYTLVGGTEAVSQTQKQQMIVIFIGMFLAFFLIVHKLPLDLNDALLYSGQMGKINPVSFEFDMNNRYNIWSAFLGGTFLFLSYFGTDQSQVQRYLTGKSLKEARLGLLFNGLFKIPMQFFILFIGVMVFVFFQFEKTPLNFNPLSQKLENTAAYQTLNTEFNQVHEDKKQKIIEWKSGHSEEVMSELKVLQAKEITIRKDVKTLIDKEAPEIESNDKDYVFIYYILNYLPTGIVGLLIAVILSAAMSSTSSELNALATTTVVDIYKRNFAPNISEKNI; encoded by the coding sequence ATGAAAACTTTAGATTGGGCAGTTTTAGTTTTCGTTTTGCTGTTTATCGTCATCTACGGTATTTATAAGTCGAAAAAGGTAAAAACTTCGGCGTCTTTTTTGGGCGGAAAAAGCAACCCGTGGTGGATGGTGGGTTTGAGCATTATGGCGACACAGGCAAGTGCCATCACCTTCCTTTCGACGCCCGGACAGGCGTACCACGACGGTTTGGGTTTCGTGCAGTTTTATTTTGGTTTGCCGCTCGCCATGGTTATTCTGTGCGTTTGGGTGTTGCCAAAATTTTTTAAAATGAACGTTTTGACGGCCTATGAATATCTAGAAAAACGCTTTGGACTTTCTACACGTATCCTAACGGCGATTTTATTTCTCATCCAAAGAGGTCTGGCGGCGGGCATTACGGTTTTTGCACCGGCGATTATCTTGTCCACGATCCTAGGGTGGAACTTGATGGTAACAAACATTGTGATCGGCGCTTTGGTGACGCTTTACACCCTTGTTGGCGGTACGGAAGCGGTGAGCCAAACACAGAAGCAACAGATGATCGTGATTTTTATCGGAATGTTTCTGGCCTTTTTTCTCATCGTACACAAATTGCCGCTGGATCTGAATGACGCGCTGCTCTATTCCGGCCAAATGGGGAAAATAAATCCCGTGAGTTTTGAATTTGATATGAACAACAGGTATAATATCTGGTCGGCATTTCTGGGCGGAACCTTTTTGTTTTTGAGTTATTTCGGGACGGATCAAAGTCAGGTTCAAAGGTATCTTACGGGAAAAAGCCTGAAGGAAGCGCGGCTTGGACTGCTTTTTAATGGCCTTTTTAAGATTCCGATGCAGTTTTTTATCCTTTTTATCGGGGTGATGGTTTTTGTCTTTTTTCAGTTTGAGAAAACGCCGCTAAATTTTAATCCGCTTTCACAGAAACTTGAAAATACTGCAGCGTATCAAACTTTAAATACAGAATTTAATCAAGTTCACGAGGATAAAAAGCAGAAAATAATCGAGTGGAAATCGGGTCATTCGGAAGAGGTAATGTCGGAACTTAAAGTTCTGCAGGCGAAAGAAATTACGATCCGCAAGGATGTGAAAACCCTCATCGATAAGGAAGCGCCCGAAATTGAATCTAACGACAAAGACTATGTTTTTATTTATTATATCCTGAATTATCTGCCCACGGGAATTGTAGGCTTGCTGATTGCGGTGATCCTTTCCGCGGCGATGAGTTCGACATCCTCTGAGTTGAATGCCCTGGCGACAACCACCGTTGTGGATATTTACAAACGGAATTTCGCGCCTAACATTTCAGAAAAAAATATTTGA